One genomic region from Granulimonas faecalis encodes:
- the proB gene encoding glutamate 5-kinase, giving the protein MRHSEELDRVIVAKVGSSTLVGPDGSLDYAYLSSLVDQLVELKGMGFRPVLVSSGAVAAGMERLGLAERPSDIPALQACASAGQAALTEVYAERLAAHGCPCGQVLLTRRDVVDRRGYLNARNTLDYLLELGAVPVVNENDTVAAYEFVFGDNDMLGAIVSTLVGAERYVILSDIDGMFTADPSTHPDAELIEHVDRIDADLVACAGGAGSSVGTGGMAAKLRAARALLAAGIPMTICHGRRPRSLVDAVLGRGRRTEFGSPGAPREQARKLWIGIANRAAGTVGVDAGCADAIRSQGASLLPVGVRSVSGTFDEGDVVSVVGPDGALVARGVTRYCSADLAKSRGLPLDVVARFLPDKADVPAIHRDELLVF; this is encoded by the coding sequence ATGAGGCACTCCGAGGAGCTCGACCGCGTCATCGTGGCCAAGGTGGGCTCGTCCACCCTGGTGGGCCCCGACGGGTCCCTGGACTACGCCTACCTCTCCTCCCTCGTCGACCAGCTCGTGGAGCTCAAGGGGATGGGCTTCCGGCCCGTGCTCGTGTCCTCCGGCGCCGTGGCCGCGGGCATGGAGCGCCTCGGGCTCGCCGAGCGGCCCTCCGACATCCCGGCCCTGCAGGCCTGCGCCTCGGCCGGGCAGGCGGCCCTCACCGAGGTCTATGCCGAGCGGCTCGCCGCCCACGGGTGCCCCTGCGGCCAGGTGCTGCTCACCCGCCGCGACGTCGTGGACCGCCGCGGCTACCTCAACGCGCGGAACACCCTCGACTACCTGCTCGAGCTTGGCGCCGTGCCCGTGGTCAACGAGAACGACACCGTCGCCGCCTACGAGTTCGTCTTCGGCGACAACGACATGCTCGGCGCCATCGTGTCCACCCTCGTGGGTGCCGAGCGCTATGTCATCCTCTCGGACATCGACGGCATGTTCACCGCCGACCCGTCCACCCATCCGGACGCCGAGCTCATCGAGCACGTCGACCGCATCGACGCGGACCTCGTCGCCTGCGCCGGCGGTGCCGGGTCGTCGGTGGGGACGGGCGGCATGGCCGCCAAGCTCCGCGCCGCCCGCGCCCTCCTCGCCGCCGGCATTCCCATGACCATCTGCCACGGGCGCCGGCCCCGCTCCCTCGTGGACGCGGTGCTCGGCCGGGGCAGACGCACGGAGTTCGGCAGCCCCGGGGCGCCGCGGGAGCAGGCCAGGAAGCTCTGGATCGGCATCGCCAACAGGGCGGCCGGCACCGTGGGCGTCGACGCCGGGTGCGCCGACGCCATCCGCAGCCAGGGGGCGTCGCTGCTCCCCGTGGGCGTGCGCTCCGTCTCGGGCACCTTCGACGAGGGCGACGTCGTCTCGGTCGTGGGGCCGGACGGCGCCCTCGTGGCCCGCGGCGTCACGCGCTACTGCTCCGCCGACCTCGCCAAGTCGCGCGGCCTGCCCCTCGACGTGGTGGCCCGCTTCCTGCCCGACAAGGCCGACGTCCCCGCCATCCACCGCGACGAGCTCCTCGTCTTCTAA